In one Deltaproteobacteria bacterium genomic region, the following are encoded:
- a CDS encoding NAD-dependent epimerase/dehydratase family protein, with protein MKQTRTLVTGAAGFVGSWLVPALCAAGREPIGSDLPGQPACDAQIAWRECDLRSRAAVDELVSAARPDEVVHLAAIASPSQVEREPLSGLRANYVALDHLLLALRERAPRARLLFVSTGEVYGLSPAPAPPWRETDPLRPMTAYAATKAAAEQRVRLAIERDGLDALIARPFNHTGRGRPPIYAESSFAEQIARIERGLQEPVLRVGNLDAERDFSDVRDVVAAYAVLLERGESGATYNVCSGRARRIAEILELLVSRARVRPRIEVDPERWRPLPEGRRSRAGNSDRLRALGWRAAHPLEDTLDALLDGFRDAP; from the coding sequence GTGAAGCAGACCAGAACGCTCGTCACCGGTGCGGCCGGCTTCGTGGGCTCATGGCTCGTGCCGGCGCTCTGCGCCGCGGGACGCGAGCCGATCGGCAGCGATCTTCCCGGCCAGCCCGCCTGCGATGCGCAGATCGCCTGGCGAGAGTGCGATCTGCGCAGCCGCGCCGCGGTCGACGAGCTCGTCTCGGCAGCCCGGCCCGACGAGGTCGTGCACCTGGCCGCGATCGCCTCGCCGAGCCAGGTCGAGCGGGAGCCGCTATCGGGCTTGCGCGCGAACTACGTTGCGCTCGATCACCTGCTGCTCGCCCTGCGCGAGCGCGCCCCGCGAGCACGGCTGCTCTTCGTCTCGACCGGCGAGGTCTACGGTCTCTCCCCGGCGCCCGCTCCGCCGTGGCGCGAGACCGACCCGCTCCGGCCGATGACCGCGTACGCCGCGACCAAGGCCGCCGCGGAGCAGCGGGTTCGCCTGGCGATCGAGCGCGACGGGCTCGACGCGCTGATCGCCCGCCCGTTCAACCACACCGGCCGGGGGCGACCGCCGATCTACGCCGAGAGCTCCTTCGCCGAGCAGATCGCGCGCATCGAGCGCGGCCTGCAGGAGCCGGTGCTCCGGGTCGGGAATCTCGACGCGGAGCGCGACTTCAGCGACGTGCGCGACGTGGTCGCGGCCTACGCCGTGCTGCTCGAACGCGGCGAGAGCGGCGCCACCTACAACGTCTGCTCCGGACGCGCGCGGCGGATCGCCGAGATCCTCGAGCTTCTGGTCTCTCGCGCGCGGGTGCGGCCGCGAATCGAGGTCGACCCGGAGCGCTGGCGCCCGCTTCCCGAGGGGCGCCGCTCGCGCGCGGGGAATTCGGACCGGCTCCGCGCGCTCGGCTGGCGCGCGGCTCACCCGCTCGAGGACACGCTCGACGCGCTGCTCGACGGCTTTCGGGACGCGCCGTGA
- a CDS encoding methyltransferase domain-containing protein, producing the protein MEEREAEMLAYFHPDEASAAGLRALADPNRRISVSGPELVPDADWEREWRSGLAPRLVAGVWIRPSFCASAGEPELVIDPQQAFGSGEHASTRLALGLLLEALRPGESVLDVGTGSGILALAALRVGAARAVGFDTDPIAIVNAVENRARNRLPLSLYCGGIEALAKGAHFDVGVANLLLHELVPCLPALASRTRRALVLSGQLELERPRLDAALAGLDWACVREVSEVQSGETWCARLLLHGASRKPSSSASSVSSSG; encoded by the coding sequence GTGGAGGAGCGCGAGGCGGAGATGCTGGCGTACTTCCATCCCGACGAGGCGAGCGCTGCGGGCCTGCGGGCGCTGGCCGATCCGAATCGACGCATCTCGGTGTCGGGTCCGGAGCTCGTGCCCGACGCGGACTGGGAGCGCGAGTGGCGCAGCGGGCTGGCGCCCCGGCTCGTCGCGGGCGTCTGGATCCGGCCGAGCTTCTGCGCGAGCGCGGGCGAGCCCGAGCTCGTGATCGACCCGCAGCAGGCCTTCGGCTCGGGCGAGCACGCCTCGACCCGACTCGCCCTCGGGCTCCTGCTCGAGGCGCTGCGCCCGGGCGAGTCGGTCCTCGACGTGGGCACGGGAAGCGGCATCCTCGCGCTCGCGGCCCTGCGCGTCGGGGCCGCGCGCGCGGTCGGCTTCGACACCGATCCGATCGCGATCGTGAACGCGGTCGAGAACCGCGCGCGGAACCGCCTGCCGCTCTCGCTCTACTGCGGAGGGATCGAGGCGCTCGCGAAGGGCGCACACTTCGATGTGGGCGTTGCGAATCTGCTCCTGCACGAGCTCGTGCCCTGCCTGCCGGCGCTCGCTTCTCGGACGCGCCGGGCGCTGGTGCTCTCGGGTCAGCTCGAGCTCGAGCGGCCGAGGCTCGACGCCGCGCTCGCCGGGCTCGACTGGGCTTGCGTGCGCGAGGTGAGCGAGGTCCAGTCGGGCGAGACCTGGTGCGCGCGCCTTCTGCTTCACGGCGCGTCCCGAAAGCCGTCGAGCAGCGCGTCGAGCGTGTCCTCGAGCGGGTGA
- a CDS encoding HAD family hydrolase, producing MARRAARLRRRAALLRGGARGARRRPRRLRARAPRRAGPSLRELRRCGGREVTRPGTRPFVLLDRDGTLLEEREYAFRLEDYAALPGAHAAVARLRASGFGVVVLSNQSGIARGIFGEADHSRFAARLREDFASHGAALDGYYHCPHAPDAGCDCRKPRTGLALRAMREHGVDLARSFVIGDKDVDVELARNLGCRGILVRTGHGAAHVGRVPPGTPIARDLADAVERFVLADAAAQRVT from the coding sequence CTGGCTCGCCGCGCAGCGCGCCTACGTCGGCGAGCTGCCCTGCTTCGCGGCGGAGCTCGCGGCGCTCGGCGGCGACCTCGCCGCCTTCGTGCGCGCGCACCGCGACGAGCCGGGCCATCGCTTCGCGAGCTGCGCCGGTGCGGAGGTCGCGAAGTGACTCGACCGGGGACGCGCCCGTTCGTGCTCCTCGACCGCGACGGCACGCTGCTCGAGGAGCGCGAGTACGCCTTCCGCCTCGAGGACTACGCGGCGCTCCCGGGCGCGCACGCCGCCGTCGCGCGGCTCCGTGCTTCGGGCTTCGGCGTCGTGGTGCTATCGAACCAGTCGGGGATCGCGCGCGGGATCTTCGGCGAGGCCGACCACTCGCGCTTCGCGGCGCGACTGCGCGAGGACTTCGCCTCGCATGGCGCCGCGCTCGACGGCTACTACCACTGCCCGCACGCGCCCGACGCGGGCTGCGACTGCCGCAAGCCGCGGACCGGGCTCGCGCTGCGCGCGATGCGCGAGCACGGCGTCGATCTGGCGCGGAGCTTCGTGATCGGGGACAAGGACGTCGACGTGGAGCTGGCGCGAAACCTCGGCTGTCGCGGCATTCTGGTGCGGACGGGACACGGCGCGGCGCACGTCGGGCGCGTGCCGCCAGGAACTCCGATCGCGAGAGATCTGGCGGACGCGGTCGAGCGATTCGTGCTCGCGGACGCGGCCGCTCAGCGCGTCACGTAG
- a CDS encoding MBL fold metallo-hydrolase, protein MLAVQLPVRLPLLRLAAPFALGIALEDRLGLAPVFAGSLALAGLALWRWRARARVARIGEALLGLGLGALALGLRLHLPAPEVARAPVPLTALEAPIAEPSGCRIFVYVHGAWPGRALLRGEGTACELLPGERALARLRLERARPATKPGGADARRRLARRGVRRIARLEDHALTRIAPVPHGPEAELERLRRAIGSRLDPEHAPGTRGGVLLRALATADTSRLDESLRAVFAASGTTHLLSVSGTHVTFVVWLAATGVTFALRRASWLPLVRAAGSLGLAIGVATGLGYAALCGLGPPALRAAAMAFAAGVALLGGRTGAAWNALALALLIVLALDPAALFEASLQLSFTAVAGLLLWRPPPGFLRGSLHVSLAAGLATAPLAASIGAPLPAGWLLANALAVPYFTALVVPLALASGLLGDSASWLLALARGSAELGLRLLERCASPDLLAGAGDPVALALGLAALGFGGRAFALGRRGPALALFALATFAAAGALRVENRSAAEPSLLFLDVGHGDAILLRAGRHAWLVDAGTRFAGFDAGRGIVLPALRAEGIRRLDALVLTHADLDHVGGAAAVLDALPVAELWVTAQTLGAPVLRRLRGLAARRGVALRIVAAGTIGAAAGLSLHALWPPAGLVASGTNAGSLVLRVEAAEACALLMGDAPAAVERELALQPKPCSVLKLGHHGSATSSDPRFLDAFAPEIAIASAGRRPRSPLPNPRVRERLAVRSISLWTTRSYGAIAVRLGRPGPRVDPFLTRPFREDW, encoded by the coding sequence GTGCTCGCCGTGCAGCTGCCCGTGCGCTTGCCGCTGCTGCGGCTGGCCGCTCCGTTCGCGCTGGGCATCGCGCTCGAGGATCGACTCGGGCTCGCGCCCGTCTTTGCGGGATCTCTCGCGCTCGCGGGCCTCGCGCTCTGGCGATGGCGCGCTCGCGCTCGCGTGGCCCGGATCGGCGAGGCGCTGCTCGGACTTGGCCTGGGAGCGCTCGCGCTCGGCCTGCGCCTTCACCTGCCGGCCCCCGAGGTCGCGCGCGCGCCGGTGCCGCTTACCGCGCTCGAGGCGCCGATCGCGGAACCGAGCGGCTGTCGCATTTTCGTGTACGTGCACGGCGCTTGGCCGGGGCGCGCGCTGCTTCGCGGCGAGGGAACGGCCTGCGAGCTGCTGCCGGGCGAGCGCGCGCTCGCGCGGCTCCGGCTCGAGCGCGCGCGGCCCGCGACCAAGCCGGGCGGCGCGGACGCGCGCCGGCGCCTCGCGCGCCGCGGCGTGAGGCGCATCGCGCGGCTCGAAGACCACGCGCTGACCCGGATCGCCCCGGTGCCGCACGGGCCCGAAGCCGAGCTCGAGCGCCTGCGCCGCGCGATCGGCTCGCGACTCGACCCGGAGCACGCGCCGGGCACGCGCGGCGGCGTGCTGCTCCGGGCGCTTGCGACTGCCGACACCAGTCGCCTGGACGAGTCTCTGCGCGCGGTCTTCGCGGCGTCCGGCACCACGCACCTGCTCTCGGTCTCGGGAACGCACGTGACCTTCGTCGTCTGGCTCGCCGCGACGGGCGTCACATTCGCGCTGCGCCGCGCGAGCTGGCTGCCGCTCGTGCGCGCGGCGGGGTCGCTCGGCCTCGCGATCGGCGTGGCCACCGGGCTCGGCTACGCGGCGCTCTGCGGTCTGGGGCCACCCGCGCTTCGCGCCGCGGCGATGGCGTTCGCGGCGGGGGTCGCTCTGCTCGGCGGGCGCACGGGCGCGGCGTGGAATGCGCTCGCTCTCGCGCTTCTGATCGTGCTCGCGCTCGATCCGGCGGCCCTCTTCGAGGCTTCCCTCCAGCTCTCCTTCACGGCGGTCGCGGGGCTTCTGCTCTGGCGTCCGCCGCCGGGGTTCCTGCGCGGATCGCTGCACGTCTCGCTCGCGGCGGGGCTGGCTACCGCGCCGCTCGCCGCGTCGATCGGCGCGCCCCTCCCAGCCGGATGGCTGCTCGCGAACGCGCTGGCCGTGCCGTACTTCACGGCGCTGGTCGTGCCGCTCGCGCTCGCCTCGGGCCTGCTCGGCGACTCGGCTTCGTGGCTGCTCGCGCTCGCGCGGGGCTCGGCCGAGCTCGGGCTTCGGCTGCTCGAGCGCTGCGCGAGCCCGGACTTGTTGGCGGGCGCGGGCGATCCGGTCGCGCTCGCGCTGGGGCTCGCGGCGCTCGGATTCGGAGGCAGGGCGTTCGCGCTGGGCCGGCGCGGTCCTGCGCTCGCGCTGTTCGCGCTGGCGACGTTCGCCGCGGCGGGCGCGCTCCGCGTGGAGAACCGCTCCGCCGCGGAGCCGAGCCTGCTCTTCCTCGACGTCGGTCACGGAGACGCGATCCTGCTCCGCGCCGGGCGACACGCCTGGCTCGTCGACGCGGGCACGCGCTTCGCGGGCTTCGACGCCGGGCGCGGCATCGTGCTCCCGGCGCTTCGCGCCGAAGGCATTCGCAGGCTCGACGCGCTGGTGCTCACGCACGCCGACCTCGACCACGTGGGCGGCGCCGCGGCCGTGCTCGACGCGCTGCCCGTGGCCGAGCTCTGGGTCACCGCGCAGACGCTCGGGGCGCCCGTGCTGCGCCGGCTGCGCGGGCTCGCCGCCCGGCGAGGCGTGGCCTTGCGCATCGTCGCTGCCGGCACGATTGGCGCGGCCGCGGGCCTCTCGCTCCACGCGCTCTGGCCGCCCGCAGGGCTCGTGGCGTCCGGCACGAACGCGGGGTCGCTCGTGCTGCGCGTCGAGGCTGCCGAGGCCTGCGCGCTGCTCATGGGCGACGCGCCCGCCGCGGTGGAGCGCGAGCTCGCGCTTCAGCCGAAGCCGTGCTCGGTGCTGAAGCTCGGCCACCACGGCAGCGCGACCTCGAGCGATCCGCGCTTTCTCGACGCGTTCGCGCCGGAGATCGCGATCGCCAGCGCCGGCCGCCGGCCGCGCTCGCCGCTGCCGAATCCCCGAGTGCGCGAGCGGCTCGCGGTGCGCTCGATCTCGCTCTGGACGACGCGAAGCTACGGAGCCATCGCGGTCCGGCTCGGGCGTCCCGGCCCGCGGGTCGATCCATTCCTCACGCGACCGTTTCGCGAGGACTGGTAG
- a CDS encoding DUF4124 domain-containing protein, with amino-acid sequence MRSFTIAALACLGFCLQAAGPRAELYQWTDERGQVHVTDDGAKVPTGQSITMQPQSPGALEKTDREAAHSLALESVAPPRAATAREHVLLFQSSGHEISLDASLEDRLVCNFKADTGASLNTLPRWAADELGVEIDEDTPRISVVGVSGQPMRVPVVMIASLRIGTLYAENVEMAVLDTMSSGLLGMPFWNRYRVAIDPELGELRLSELDPGSVQGVFGGVAAESWRKRFEQIDRQLAALQKARDSVPPESETQAQRYLERLDREEEKLQRQLEELESRAQAAGFPDRLR; translated from the coding sequence ATGCGCAGCTTCACCATTGCCGCACTGGCTTGCCTGGGCTTCTGCCTGCAAGCTGCCGGCCCGCGCGCCGAGCTCTACCAGTGGACCGACGAGCGCGGCCAGGTCCACGTGACCGACGACGGCGCGAAGGTTCCGACCGGCCAGTCGATCACGATGCAGCCGCAGAGTCCGGGGGCGCTCGAGAAGACCGATCGCGAGGCGGCGCACTCGCTGGCGCTGGAGTCGGTCGCCCCGCCCCGGGCCGCGACCGCGCGCGAGCACGTTCTGCTGTTCCAGAGCTCCGGGCACGAGATCAGCCTGGACGCCTCGCTCGAGGATCGGCTGGTGTGCAACTTCAAGGCGGACACCGGGGCGTCGCTGAACACGCTGCCGCGCTGGGCGGCCGACGAGCTCGGCGTCGAGATCGACGAAGACACGCCGCGGATCTCGGTCGTCGGCGTCTCGGGCCAGCCGATGCGCGTACCGGTCGTGATGATCGCGTCGCTCAGAATCGGCACGCTCTACGCGGAGAACGTCGAGATGGCGGTGCTCGACACGATGAGCTCGGGCCTGCTCGGAATGCCGTTCTGGAACCGCTACCGCGTGGCGATCGATCCGGAGCTGGGCGAGCTGCGGCTCAGCGAGCTCGACCCGGGCTCGGTGCAGGGCGTCTTCGGTGGCGTCGCCGCGGAGAGCTGGCGCAAGCGCTTCGAGCAGATCGATCGACAGCTCGCCGCTCTGCAGAAGGCGCGTGACTCGGTGCCGCCGGAATCGGAGACACAGGCGCAGCGCTATCTCGAGCGACTCGACCGCGAGGAAGAGAAGCTGCAGCGCCAGCTCGAGGAGCTGGAGAGCCGCGCGCAGGCCGCAGGATTTCCCGACCGCCTGCGGTGA
- the uvrC gene encoding excinuclease ABC subunit UvrC: protein MARALAPDAARDHRERQDRDHVVGDREAEPPGADHGAEQDARGAALRRVQEALPQQRGRVLRLVLRLLPARSLPADHRHLHREGLVDQRRDRQAAPLRDALGALAPRRDRGGQRLVHLRAGLARDVREDARLRRAGADSESRRLHAQARRHALRPQRLRLPPRHVPRARRRGRGVPRLRGRARDPDRVLRRPGGPDLRDRPAARAGPGSAAPGDDLPEQPLRADSGAAETGDRGNPRRVGHTALVLQAREQAARGAAHRAAHDVRHRDALRDGLLPRGRELLALARRPRREPAALHADRLLPRGLPLLRRREPRHRAADRRHVPRRPAPQGDAGGLRLPAAVRARQPPAALRGVGAARGADGLRLGHARRVRAREERRNRRRADHPADRPDRSRGRDPLGEEPGRGSAGRDPQARRARRSRAGHHAHQAHGRGAHDLLRRGRRAGALPALRGSDDRAHRDPARPAKRRVRRAGRDQPAARGPEPARGVAGRDPRCRQRGLPALRALADPDHGPRGAKRARQGAALRRRRDRLDPRVGRGDEPQTRGAARVQPRPRHHPAHRGELDHLARREPVRGGLRDGAEGGRPGPGPGGARVAGEEAPRRDARGGRGPRLRARGGAARPREGARRGRSARRLRGLAAGRPRAEGEGARRARAALSALEERVAALPLEPGVYLFKDADGRVLYVGKAQNLRARVRSYFNKGGDGRFQIPFLVARVADVEVVATANVKDALLLENSLIKKHRPRYNVQLRDDKSYLGLRLDPREAYPRFTETRRFARDGALYFGPYTSSHSLRETLDSLQKIFPLRTCADPVFRGYRRQGRPCLEHSVGRCVAPCVGLVEDSAYGELVAGATLFLRGRAEDLLGELRAGMAEAAADERFEDAARLRDRVRAIEETVEAQSMVSRKFVDRDVFGLARDGPRLEFQVLHVRLGNLAGGNAYAFRDVAGDDAEALGSFLGQFYAADREIPREVLVPVELEAELRAAFEEHWRERAGRAVRVRTPQRGESRRLVDLATHNAELALAERGRREQTSEVVLESLREAVRMEKRPSRVECYDISHLQGTLGVASRVVFVDGRPEKDGYRRYKLRETLPGDDYGAMREVLRRRLEKLDRDPAPDLLLLDGGKGQLNAARALFADLGIEGMALASLAKERDDESGSGRVLRHGGSKREKLFLPGVKDPVLLAPDAPALLLLQRIRDESHRFAIGYQRELRRKTQLRSILDELPGIGPVKRRALLRTLGSLEKVRSASQAELEAVPKLSKADAALVHRFFQAQAASSVATDTPVKNASSAADGSGDTDPD, encoded by the coding sequence CTGGCGCGGGCTCTCGCACCAGACGCTGCTCGGGATCACCGGGAGCGGCAAGACCGCGACCATGTCGTGGGTGATCGAGAAGCTGAACCGCCCGGCGCTGATCATGGCGCCGAACAAGACGCTCGCGGCGCAGCTCTACGGCGAGTTCAAGAAGCTCTTCCCCAACAACGCGGTCGAGTACTTCGTCTCGTACTACGACTACTACCAGCCCGAAGCCTACCTGCCGACCACCGACACCTTCATCGAGAAGGACTCGTCGATCAACGACGAGATCGACAAGCTGCGCCACTCCGCGACGCGCTCGGTGCTCTCGCGCCGCGACGTGATCGTGGTGGCCAGCGTCTCGTGCATCTACGGGCTGGGCTCGCCCGAGACGTACGGGAAGATGCACGCCTTCGTCGAGCAGGGGCAGACTCTGAATCGCGACGACTTCACGCGCAAGCTCGTCGACATGCTCTACGACCGCAACGACTTCGACTTCCACCGCGGCACGTTCCGCGTGCGCGGCGACGTGGTCGAGGTGTTCCCCGCCTACGAGGACGAGCGCGCGATCCGGATCGAGTTCTTCGGCGACCAGGTGGACCAGATCTCCGAGATCGACCCGCTGCGCGCGCTGGTCCTGGGTCGGCCGCGCCGGGCGATGATCTACCCGAACAGCCACTACGTGCAGACTCCGGAGCGGCTGAAACAGGCGATCGAGGGAATCCGCGCCGAGTTGGACACACGGCTCTCGTTCTTCAAGCGCGAGAGCAAGCTGCTCGAGGCGCAGCGCATCGAGCAGCGCACGATGTACGACATCGAGATGCTCTCCGAGATGGGCTTCTGCCACGGGGTCGAGAACTACTCGCGCTGGCTCGACGGCCGCGTCGAGAACCAGCCGCCCTACACGCTGATCGACTACTTCCCAGAGGACTTCCTCTGCTTCGTCGACGAGAGCCACGTCACCGTGCCGCAGATCGGCGGCATGTACCGCGGCGACCGGCGCCGCAAGGAGACGCTGGTGGACTACGGCTTCCGGCTGCCGTCCGCGCTCGACAACCGCCCGCTGCGCTTCGAGGAGTGGGAGCAGCGCGTGGGGCAGACGGTCTTCGTCTCGGCCACGCCCGCCGAGTACGAGCTCGAGAAGAGCGGCGGAATCGTCGTCGAGCAGATCATCCGGCCGACCGGCCTGATCGATCCCGAGGTCGAGATCCGCTCGGCGAAGAACCAGGTCGAGGATCTGCTGGCCGAGATCCGCAAGCGCGTCGAGCTCGGCGATCGCGTGCTGGTCACCACGCTCACCAAGCGCATGGCCGAGGAGCTCACGACCTACTACGAAGAGGTCGGCGTGCGGGTGCGCTACCTGCACTCCGAGGTTCCGACGATCGAGCGCACCGAGATCCTGCGCGACCTGCGAAACGGCGAGTTCGACGTGCTGGTCGGGATCAACCTGCTGCGCGAGGGCCTGAACCTGCCCGAGGTGTCGCTGGTCGCGATCCTCGATGCCGACAAAGAGGGCTTCCTGCGCTCCGCGCGCTCGCTGATCCAGACCATGGGCCGCGCGGCGCGAAACGTGCGCGGCAAGGTGCTGCTCTACGCCGACGTCGAGACAGACTCGATCCGCGCGTCGGTCGCGGAGACGAACCGCAGACGCGAGGTGCAGCGCGAGTACAACCGCGCCCACGGCATCACCCCGCGCACCGTGGAGAGCTCGATCACCTCGCTCGCCGAGAGCCTGTACGAGGCGGACTACGTGACGGTGCCGAAGGCGGCCGACCTGGACCTGGGCCCGGAGGAGCTCGCGTCGCTGGTGAAGAAGCTCCGCGCCGAGATGCGCGCGGCGGCCGAGGACCTCGACTTCGAGCGCGCGGCGGAGCTGCGCGACCGCGTGAAGGAGCTCGAAGAGGGCGCTCTGCTCGCCGGTTACGAGGCCTCGCCGCGGGTCGCCCGCGCGCCGAAGGCGAAGGGGCGCGGAGGGCGAGGGCGGCCTTGAGCGCGCTCGAGGAGCGCGTCGCGGCACTTCCGCTCGAGCCGGGCGTGTACCTGTTCAAGGACGCCGACGGGCGCGTCCTGTACGTGGGCAAGGCGCAGAACCTGCGCGCGCGCGTGCGCAGCTACTTCAACAAGGGCGGTGACGGTCGCTTCCAGATCCCGTTCCTGGTCGCGCGCGTGGCCGACGTGGAGGTCGTCGCCACCGCGAACGTGAAGGACGCGCTGCTTCTCGAGAACTCGCTGATCAAGAAGCACAGGCCGCGCTACAACGTCCAGCTCCGCGACGACAAGAGCTATCTGGGCCTGCGCCTCGACCCGCGCGAGGCGTACCCGCGCTTCACCGAGACGCGCCGCTTCGCGCGCGACGGCGCGCTGTACTTCGGCCCCTACACGTCGAGCCATTCGCTGCGCGAGACGCTCGACTCGCTGCAGAAGATCTTTCCGCTTCGCACCTGCGCCGACCCGGTCTTCCGCGGCTACCGCCGCCAGGGGCGGCCGTGCCTCGAGCACTCCGTCGGCCGCTGCGTCGCGCCGTGCGTGGGCTTGGTCGAGGACTCCGCCTACGGCGAGCTGGTCGCCGGCGCGACGCTGTTCCTGCGCGGCCGGGCGGAGGATCTGCTCGGCGAGCTGCGCGCGGGCATGGCCGAGGCCGCGGCCGACGAGCGCTTCGAGGACGCCGCGCGGCTTCGCGATCGCGTGCGCGCGATCGAGGAGACGGTCGAGGCGCAGTCGATGGTCTCGCGGAAGTTCGTCGACCGCGACGTCTTCGGGCTCGCGCGCGACGGACCTCGGCTCGAGTTCCAGGTTCTGCACGTGCGGCTCGGGAACCTGGCCGGCGGCAATGCCTACGCGTTTCGCGACGTCGCGGGCGACGACGCCGAGGCGCTCGGCTCGTTCCTCGGCCAGTTCTACGCCGCGGACCGCGAGATCCCGCGCGAGGTGCTGGTGCCGGTCGAGCTCGAAGCCGAGCTCCGGGCGGCGTTCGAGGAGCACTGGCGCGAGCGCGCCGGCCGCGCGGTTCGCGTGCGCACGCCGCAGCGGGGCGAGAGCCGGCGTCTGGTGGACCTCGCGACGCACAATGCCGAGCTGGCGCTGGCCGAGCGCGGTCGGCGCGAGCAGACCAGCGAGGTCGTGCTCGAGAGCCTGCGCGAGGCAGTGCGAATGGAGAAACGGCCGTCGCGCGTCGAGTGCTACGACATCTCGCACCTGCAGGGCACGCTCGGCGTGGCGTCGCGCGTGGTCTTCGTCGACGGCCGACCCGAGAAGGACGGCTACCGTCGCTACAAGTTGCGCGAGACCCTGCCGGGCGACGACTACGGCGCGATGCGCGAGGTGCTGCGCCGGCGGCTCGAGAAGCTCGACCGCGATCCGGCGCCGGACCTGCTGCTTCTCGACGGCGGGAAGGGGCAGCTGAACGCCGCGCGCGCTCTCTTTGCGGACCTCGGCATCGAGGGCATGGCACTCGCGTCCCTGGCGAAGGAGCGCGACGACGAGTCGGGCTCCGGGCGCGTACTGCGCCACGGAGGGTCGAAGCGCGAGAAGCTGTTCCTGCCCGGAGTGAAGGATCCCGTGCTGCTCGCGCCGGACGCGCCCGCGCTGCTGCTTCTGCAGCGCATCCGCGACGAGTCGCACCGCTTCGCGATCGGCTACCAGCGCGAGCTGCGCAGGAAGACGCAGCTCCGCTCCATCCTGGACGAGCTGCCCGGCATCGGCCCGGTGAAGCGGCGCGCGCTGCTGCGCACGCTGGGCAGCCTGGAGAAGGTGCGCAGCGCCTCGCAGGCCGAGCTCGAGGCCGTGCCCAAGCTCTCCAAGGCCGATGCGGCGCTCGTGCACCGCTTCTTCCAGGCTCAAGCGGCCTCCTCGGTCGCGACCGACACGCCGGTCAAGAACGCCAGCTCCGCCGCCGATGGATCCGGGGACACGGACCCCGACTGA
- a CDS encoding cysteine--tRNA ligase, producing the protein MSELRLYDTLSRSKQRLAPLEPPLVRVYSCGPTVYARQHLGNLRTYVFADLLNRSLRFFGFEVRHVINITDVGHLVSDADSGDDKLEKAAREQKRSAWEIAAHWTRVFQADLARLHCRPPDVWCRATDHIAEQIEMIRLLEAKGFTYRVSDGIYFDVSKDPHYGELARLDLAAQATGERIGGALEKRNAADFALWKLSAADGPRREMEWDSPWGRGFPGWHIECSAMSVAHLGPRFDIHTGGSDHIPVHHTNEIAQTENALGVRPWVRIWMHGGWLMSDRAKISKSTGGSVLNLDELVAQGFDPLAFRYFLLSGHYRQQLSYSDEAMRGAQTAWRRLVRHAEELANETADFGAEVASELRVRFRAELADDLNAPRALAVVWEALRSDALGGRHKYELLREWDTVLAIGLAEARAEHVESDAELDALARERDEARAAKNWKRADEIRDLFKARGIRIEDSPQGSRWRRA; encoded by the coding sequence ATGAGCGAGCTGCGCCTCTACGACACGCTCTCGCGGAGCAAGCAGCGGCTGGCTCCGCTCGAGCCGCCGCTCGTGCGCGTCTACAGCTGCGGACCGACCGTCTACGCGCGCCAGCACCTGGGCAACCTGCGCACCTACGTCTTCGCGGACCTTCTGAATCGCAGCTTGCGCTTCTTCGGCTTCGAGGTGCGCCACGTCATCAACATCACCGACGTCGGGCATCTGGTGAGCGACGCCGACAGCGGCGACGACAAGCTCGAGAAGGCGGCGCGCGAGCAGAAGCGCTCCGCCTGGGAGATCGCCGCACACTGGACGCGCGTCTTCCAGGCCGACCTCGCGCGGCTGCACTGCCGTCCCCCCGACGTCTGGTGCCGCGCGACCGACCACATCGCCGAGCAGATCGAGATGATCCGATTGCTCGAGGCGAAGGGCTTCACCTACCGCGTCTCCGACGGGATCTACTTCGACGTCTCGAAGGATCCGCACTACGGCGAGCTCGCGCGGCTGGATCTGGCCGCGCAGGCGACCGGCGAGCGGATCGGCGGCGCGCTCGAGAAGCGCAACGCCGCCGACTTCGCGCTCTGGAAGCTCTCGGCCGCGGACGGCCCGCGCCGCGAGATGGAGTGGGACAGCCCCTGGGGCCGAGGCTTTCCCGGCTGGCACATCGAGTGCTCGGCGATGAGCGTCGCGCACCTGGGCCCGCGCTTCGACATCCACACCGGCGGCTCGGACCACATCCCCGTGCACCACACCAACGAGATCGCGCAGACCGAGAACGCGCTCGGCGTGCGCCCGTGGGTGCGGATCTGGATGCACGGCGGTTGGCTGATGAGCGACCGCGCGAAGATCTCGAAGTCGACCGGCGGCAGCGTGCTCAACCTGGACGAGCTCGTCGCGCAGGGCTTCGACCCGCTCGCGTTCCGCTACTTCCTGCTCTCCGGCCATTACCGGCAGCAGCTCAGCTACTCCGACGAGGCGATGCGCGGCGCGCAGACCGCCTGGCGCCGGCTCGTGCGCCACGCGGAGGAGCTCGCGAACGAGACGGCGGATTTCGGCGCCGAGGTCGCGAGCGAGCTCCGCGTGCGCTTCCGCGCCGAGCTCGCCGACGACCTGAACGCCCCGCGCGCGCTCGCCGTGGTCTGGGAGGCGCTGCGCAGCGATGCGCTCGGAGGCCGCCACAAGTACGAGCTGCTGCGCGAGTGGGACACGGTGCTCGCGATCGGCCTCGCGGAAGCGCGCGCGGAGCACGTCGAGAGCGACGCCGAGCTCGACGCGCTCGCGCGCGAGCGAGACGAGGCGCGCGCGGCGAAGAACTGGAAGCGCGCCGACGAGATCCGCGACCTGTTCAAGGCGCGCGGCATCAGAATCGAGGATTCACCGCAGGGGAGTCGCTGGCGCCGTGCCTGA